The following are encoded together in the Nocardioides okcheonensis genome:
- a CDS encoding sodium-translocating pyrophosphatase, with amino-acid sequence MTGMLPAVVKPDLEGGNLVLVVIVALIALGALGMAAMFRSQVMAAGEGTDNMRTIAQAVQEGANAYLQRQFRTLGIFAAVAFVVLFALPADDVTVRIGRSVFFLVGAGFSAAIGYLGMSLAVRANLRVAAAAETEGRDPAMTIGFRTGAFVGMATVGLGLLGASVVVLLFKDEAPHVLEGFGFGAALLAMFMRVGGGIFTKAADVGADLVGKVEQGIPEDDPRNAATIADNVGDNVGDCAGMAADLFESYAVTLVAALILGAAAFGDKGLVFPLLIPAIGALTAVLGVFITKPRAGENGLTTINRAFYISAAVGAVASVILSYAYLPGSFSEFTNATGTDIAGATGDPRLIASLAVVIGIVMAAGILALTGYYTGTEYRPVKDVGKTSLTGPATVILAGLSVGFESAVYTTLVIGAAVFGAFLLGGATVTVSLFAVALAGCGLLTTVGVIVAMDTFGPVSDNAQGIAEMSGDVSEQGAQILTELDAVGNTTKAITKGIAIATAVLAATALFGSYSTSVAEAVADAGVLSDDDVSALNFLVYNPGVLVGVLLGAAVVFLFSGLAINAVARAAGAVVMEVRRQFREIPGIMEGTGRPEYGKVVDIVTRDSLRELITPGILAVMAPIAVGFGLGVAALAGFLAGAIGTGTLMAVFLANAGGAWDNAKKLVEDGHHGGKGSEAHAATVIGDTVGDPFKDTAGPAINPLIKVMNLVSLLIASAVVSMSVGEDQNDALRIVIALVAVAIIVGAVVVSKRREVAIADDGDNAGSSSFAPHTA; translated from the coding sequence ATGACCGGGATGCTGCCCGCAGTCGTGAAGCCGGACCTCGAAGGCGGCAACCTCGTCCTGGTCGTCATCGTCGCCCTGATCGCGCTCGGCGCGCTCGGGATGGCGGCGATGTTCCGGTCGCAGGTGATGGCCGCAGGCGAGGGCACCGACAACATGAGGACCATCGCCCAGGCGGTGCAGGAGGGCGCCAACGCCTACCTGCAGCGCCAGTTCCGCACTCTCGGGATCTTCGCCGCGGTGGCGTTCGTGGTCCTGTTCGCACTGCCAGCCGACGACGTGACCGTCCGGATCGGACGCTCCGTGTTCTTCCTGGTCGGTGCCGGCTTCTCCGCCGCCATCGGCTACCTCGGCATGAGCCTCGCGGTCCGCGCCAACCTGCGCGTCGCCGCGGCGGCCGAGACCGAGGGCCGCGACCCGGCCATGACCATCGGCTTCCGCACCGGCGCGTTCGTCGGCATGGCGACCGTCGGGCTCGGCCTGCTCGGCGCCAGCGTCGTGGTCCTGCTGTTCAAGGACGAGGCGCCCCACGTGCTCGAGGGCTTCGGCTTCGGTGCCGCGCTGCTCGCCATGTTCATGCGCGTCGGCGGCGGCATCTTCACCAAGGCCGCCGACGTCGGCGCCGACCTGGTCGGCAAGGTCGAGCAGGGCATCCCCGAGGACGACCCGCGCAACGCGGCGACGATCGCCGACAACGTGGGCGACAACGTCGGCGACTGCGCCGGCATGGCCGCCGACCTCTTCGAGTCCTACGCGGTGACGCTGGTCGCCGCGCTGATCCTCGGCGCCGCGGCGTTCGGCGACAAGGGCCTGGTCTTCCCGCTGCTGATCCCCGCCATCGGCGCGCTCACCGCGGTGCTCGGCGTGTTCATCACCAAGCCGCGGGCCGGCGAGAACGGCCTCACCACCATCAACCGCGCGTTCTACATCTCCGCCGCGGTCGGCGCCGTGGCGTCCGTGATCCTGTCCTACGCCTACCTGCCGGGCTCGTTCTCGGAGTTCACCAACGCCACCGGGACCGACATCGCCGGCGCCACCGGCGACCCGCGGCTGATCGCCAGCCTCGCCGTCGTCATCGGCATCGTGATGGCGGCCGGGATCCTGGCCCTCACCGGCTACTACACCGGCACCGAGTACCGCCCGGTCAAGGACGTCGGCAAGACCTCGCTCACCGGCCCCGCGACCGTCATCCTGGCCGGCCTGAGCGTCGGCTTCGAGTCCGCGGTCTACACCACCCTGGTCATCGGCGCGGCCGTCTTCGGGGCGTTCCTCCTCGGCGGCGCGACCGTCACGGTCTCGCTGTTCGCGGTGGCGCTCGCCGGCTGCGGCCTGCTCACCACCGTCGGCGTGATCGTCGCGATGGACACCTTCGGGCCGGTCTCCGACAACGCGCAGGGCATCGCGGAGATGTCCGGCGACGTCAGCGAGCAGGGCGCGCAGATCCTCACCGAGCTCGACGCCGTGGGCAACACCACCAAGGCGATCACCAAGGGCATCGCGATCGCGACGGCGGTCCTCGCGGCCACCGCGCTGTTCGGGTCGTACTCGACGTCGGTCGCCGAGGCGGTCGCCGACGCCGGCGTGCTGAGCGACGACGACGTGTCGGCGCTCAACTTCCTCGTCTACAACCCGGGCGTGCTCGTCGGCGTGCTGCTCGGCGCCGCGGTCGTCTTCCTCTTCTCCGGCCTGGCGATCAACGCCGTCGCCCGCGCCGCCGGCGCGGTCGTGATGGAGGTGCGCCGCCAGTTCCGCGAGATCCCCGGGATCATGGAGGGCACCGGCCGTCCGGAGTACGGCAAGGTCGTCGACATCGTCACCCGCGACTCGCTGCGCGAGCTGATCACGCCCGGCATCCTCGCGGTGATGGCCCCGATCGCGGTCGGCTTCGGCCTCGGCGTGGCCGCCCTCGCGGGCTTCCTGGCCGGCGCGATCGGCACCGGCACGCTGATGGCGGTCTTCCTCGCCAACGCCGGCGGCGCCTGGGACAACGCCAAGAAGCTGGTCGAGGACGGCCACCACGGCGGCAAGGGCTCCGAGGCCCACGCCGCCACGGTCATCGGCGACACGGTCGGCGACCCGTTCAAGGACACCGCCGGCCCGGCCATCAACCCGCTCATCAAGGTGATGAACCTCGTCTCGCTGCTGATCGCGAGCGCCGTGGTCTCGATGAGCGTGGGCGAGGACCAGAACGACGCCCTGCGCATCGTGATCGCGCTGGTCGCGGTCGCGATCATCGTCGGAGCGGTCGTCGTGTCGAAGCGGCGCGAGGTGGCGATCGCCGACGACGGCGACAACGCCGGCTCGTCGTCGTTCGCCCCGCACACCGCCTGA
- a CDS encoding DUF4244 domain-containing protein, whose translation MTTTSQAARERDERGITTAEYAVGTAAGAGFAALLYKLLTGSFGDQLLGRLFDHVMGLLGIG comes from the coding sequence ATGACGACGACCTCGCAGGCAGCGCGCGAGCGCGACGAGAGGGGCATCACCACCGCCGAGTACGCGGTCGGGACCGCAGCGGGGGCCGGGTTCGCGGCCCTCCTCTACAAGCTGCTCACCGGCAGCTTCGGCGACCAGCTGCTCGGCAGGCTGTTCGACCACGTCATGGGACTGCTGGGGATCGGCTGA
- a CDS encoding type II secretion system F family protein has translation MTWLCAACVLLAVWLLVPPAPVPWPRDETAAASRPATTRGPGRWTRLAASSGAGACAWVFVGGPAAAPMAAAAAAAAWWVLAHAEPAAVRREREEVRRTLPHLVDLFAATLRGGADPVMGLATVCEALPGPAADRLAPVVDHARWGAPGAEAWATVLDDEALAPLGRAMLRAQASGASVVQAVERLADELERESAARAEDAARRVGVAAALPLGVCLLPAFLLLGVVPTVASLFASMVP, from the coding sequence GTGACCTGGCTGTGCGCGGCCTGCGTGCTGCTCGCGGTCTGGCTGCTGGTCCCGCCGGCGCCCGTGCCGTGGCCGCGCGACGAGACCGCCGCCGCCTCCCGCCCCGCGACGACGCGGGGCCCCGGCCGGTGGACGAGGCTGGCCGCATCGAGCGGTGCGGGGGCCTGCGCCTGGGTGTTCGTCGGCGGCCCGGCCGCGGCCCCGATGGCGGCTGCCGCCGCGGCGGCCGCGTGGTGGGTCCTGGCCCACGCCGAACCCGCGGCGGTGCGCCGGGAGCGCGAGGAGGTGCGACGGACGCTGCCGCACCTCGTCGACCTGTTCGCCGCGACCCTGCGCGGGGGCGCCGACCCGGTGATGGGGCTCGCCACGGTCTGCGAGGCGCTGCCCGGACCCGCGGCCGACCGGCTCGCCCCCGTGGTCGACCACGCCCGGTGGGGCGCACCCGGCGCGGAGGCGTGGGCGACCGTCCTCGACGACGAGGCGCTGGCGCCGCTCGGGCGGGCGATGCTGCGTGCGCAGGCGTCCGGCGCGTCGGTCGTGCAGGCCGTCGAGCGGCTCGCCGACGAGCTCGAGCGGGAGTCCGCGGCCCGTGCCGAGGACGCGGCCCGTCGCGTGGGCGTCGCGGCCGCGCTGCCGCTCGGCGTGTGCCTGCTGCCCGCCTTCCTCCTGCTCGGCGTCGTGCCGACGGTCGCCTCGCTCTTCGCCTCGATGGTCCCGTGA
- a CDS encoding HAD family hydrolase: MTRPTAAFFDLDKTIIAKSSTLAFSREFQAGGLISRRAMLRSAYAQLVFFTGGADHDQMDKMREFMSQLCAGWDVATVRDIVHETLSTIVEPLVYDEAVTLFEEHRAAGRDIVIVSASGSEVVEPIGELLGADRVVATRMEIADGRYTGNIDYYAYAEEKARAIEQLAASVGYDLSACYAYSDSITDVHMLEVVGHPFAVNPDKELRKVAATKGWPVLSFVRPVALRRRIPVPPARPTLAALAVGGAVAAGGVAWANRRKRSHDA, encoded by the coding sequence ATGACCCGCCCCACCGCGGCCTTCTTCGACCTCGACAAGACGATCATCGCCAAGTCGAGCACGCTGGCCTTCAGCCGCGAGTTCCAGGCGGGCGGGCTGATCTCACGGCGCGCGATGCTGCGCTCGGCGTACGCCCAGCTCGTCTTCTTCACCGGCGGCGCCGACCACGACCAGATGGACAAGATGCGCGAGTTCATGTCGCAGCTGTGCGCCGGCTGGGACGTCGCCACCGTCCGCGACATCGTGCACGAGACCCTGAGCACGATCGTCGAGCCGCTGGTCTACGACGAGGCCGTCACCCTCTTCGAGGAGCACCGCGCGGCCGGGCGCGACATCGTCATCGTGTCCGCGAGCGGGTCCGAGGTCGTCGAGCCGATCGGCGAGCTGCTCGGCGCCGACCGGGTGGTGGCGACCCGGATGGAGATCGCCGACGGCCGCTACACCGGCAACATCGACTACTACGCCTACGCCGAGGAGAAGGCGCGGGCGATCGAGCAGCTCGCGGCGAGCGTCGGCTACGACCTCTCCGCGTGCTACGCCTACAGCGACTCCATCACCGACGTGCACATGCTGGAGGTCGTCGGGCACCCGTTCGCGGTCAACCCCGACAAGGAGCTGCGCAAGGTGGCCGCCACCAAGGGCTGGCCGGTGCTGAGCTTCGTCCGGCCGGTCGCGCTGCGCCGCCGGATCCCGGTGCCGCCGGCGCGCCCGACGCTGGCCGCGCTCGCCGTCGGCGGGGCCGTCGCGGCCGGCGGCGTGGCCTGGGCGAACCGCCGCAAGCGGTCGCACGACGCCTGA
- a CDS encoding Fic family protein: MIDPLAWLTDLEGVPSAYAGTRDGIDVMLRDRGLRRTSPEMTGESLLRGAHASAVLEGSTSSLEEVRAGTGDAIAADAVRLSASMLALAPLLKTAPLQAIARLHAVAGGASLPPDELGRPRDAASADRLRGVAELLLSGTSAPALLVAAVAHADVATAAPFASHNGIVARALERLVLVSRGVDPKSLVVPEAGHLAHRAAYESNLRAYRDGGPSGVHAWALYGAEAFAAGAEASPLRTG, from the coding sequence ATGATCGACCCGCTCGCCTGGCTCACCGACCTCGAGGGAGTGCCGTCGGCCTACGCCGGCACCCGCGACGGGATCGACGTGATGCTGCGCGACCGCGGGCTGCGGCGCACCTCGCCCGAGATGACGGGCGAGTCGCTGCTGCGCGGCGCCCACGCGAGCGCCGTGCTGGAGGGATCGACCTCGTCGCTCGAGGAGGTGCGGGCCGGCACCGGCGACGCGATCGCCGCGGACGCGGTCCGGCTCTCGGCCTCGATGCTCGCGCTGGCGCCGCTGCTCAAGACCGCGCCGCTGCAGGCGATCGCCCGGCTGCACGCCGTCGCGGGGGGAGCCTCGCTCCCCCCGGACGAGCTCGGCCGTCCGCGTGACGCGGCGTCGGCCGACCGGCTCCGGGGCGTCGCGGAGCTGTTGCTGTCGGGGACGTCCGCGCCCGCGCTCCTCGTCGCCGCGGTCGCGCACGCCGACGTCGCGACCGCCGCGCCGTTCGCGTCCCACAACGGCATCGTGGCCCGCGCGCTGGAGCGGCTGGTGCTGGTGTCGCGCGGCGTCGACCCGAAGTCGCTGGTGGTGCCGGAGGCCGGGCACCTGGCGCACCGGGCGGCGTACGAGTCGAACCTGCGGGCCTACCGCGACGGCGGCCCGTCGGGCGTCCACGCCTGGGCCCTCTACGGAGCCGAGGCGTTCGCCGCGGGCGCCGAGGCCTCACCGCTGCGGACGGGCTGA
- a CDS encoding STAS domain-containing protein, with protein MDGRAIVAVGGEIDVYTAPKLRDCITELVGAGTYDIVIDLEAVEFLDSTGLGVLVGGLKKVRAHDGSLDLVCTQERLLKIFRITGLAKVFVIHDTVGLAPGA; from the coding sequence GTGGATGGTCGCGCCATCGTGGCGGTCGGCGGGGAGATCGACGTCTACACCGCGCCCAAGCTGCGCGACTGCATCACCGAGCTCGTCGGCGCCGGCACCTACGACATCGTCATCGACCTCGAGGCCGTCGAGTTCCTCGACTCCACCGGGCTCGGCGTGCTGGTCGGAGGCCTGAAGAAGGTCCGCGCCCACGACGGCTCGCTCGACCTGGTCTGCACCCAGGAGCGGCTGCTCAAGATCTTCCGGATCACCGGGCTGGCCAAGGTCTTCGTCATCCACGACACCGTCGGCCTGGCGCCGGGCGCCTGA
- a CDS encoding TadA family conjugal transfer-associated ATPase yields the protein MSAQVPAAVVDDVRRRLAGAAGELTPHRVAEALRAGGSPVGDATVLAVHDLLRRDVLGAGPLEDLVRLPGVTDVLVNGPGEVWIDRGRGLERTAVSFPDDDAVRRLAQRLAATAGRRLDDATPHADVRLADGTRFHAVLAPVARSGTALSLRVPRGRVWTLPELVAAGALPDDGAVLLEEVVDARCAFLVTGGTGSGKTSVLSALLSLVDHGERIVLVEDASELRPDHPHVVALEGRPANIEGAGAVSLQTLVRQALRMRPDRLVVGEVRGAEVVDLLAALNTGHAGGCGTLHANSASDVPARVEALALAAGLPRDAAHSQLAAALDVVVHLGRGPDGRRRVLELAVPERSPDGLVSLVPAVRFDPDRLVRGPGAAVLAERLGSSW from the coding sequence ATGAGCGCGCAGGTGCCCGCCGCGGTCGTCGACGACGTACGCCGCCGGCTGGCCGGCGCCGCGGGCGAGCTGACCCCCCACCGGGTGGCGGAGGCGCTGCGTGCCGGCGGCTCACCCGTCGGCGACGCCACGGTGCTGGCGGTCCACGACCTGCTGCGGCGCGACGTGCTGGGTGCCGGTCCGCTCGAGGACCTGGTGCGCCTGCCCGGGGTCACCGACGTGCTCGTCAACGGGCCCGGCGAGGTCTGGATCGACCGGGGCCGTGGCCTGGAGCGCACCGCGGTGTCGTTCCCCGACGACGACGCGGTGCGGCGGCTGGCCCAGCGCCTCGCCGCGACCGCCGGCCGGCGGCTGGACGACGCGACCCCGCACGCCGACGTCAGGCTCGCCGACGGCACCCGCTTCCACGCCGTCCTGGCGCCGGTGGCGCGGTCCGGCACCGCCTTGTCGCTGCGGGTGCCCCGCGGCCGGGTCTGGACCCTGCCCGAGCTCGTCGCGGCCGGCGCGCTGCCCGACGACGGAGCGGTGCTGCTCGAGGAGGTGGTCGACGCCCGCTGCGCGTTCCTCGTCACCGGCGGCACCGGCTCCGGCAAGACCTCGGTGCTGTCAGCCCTGCTCTCGCTCGTCGACCACGGCGAGCGGATCGTCCTCGTCGAGGACGCCAGCGAGCTGCGACCCGACCACCCGCACGTGGTGGCGCTGGAGGGGCGGCCCGCCAACATCGAGGGAGCCGGCGCCGTGTCGCTGCAGACGCTGGTGCGCCAGGCGCTGCGGATGCGCCCGGACCGGCTGGTCGTCGGCGAGGTGCGCGGGGCCGAGGTCGTCGACCTGCTCGCCGCGCTCAACACCGGCCACGCGGGCGGGTGCGGCACGCTCCACGCCAACTCCGCCTCCGACGTGCCCGCCCGCGTCGAGGCGCTCGCGCTGGCGGCCGGGCTGCCGCGCGACGCCGCGCACAGCCAGCTCGCCGCGGCGCTCGACGTGGTCGTCCACCTCGGTCGCGGGCCCGACGGCCGGCGGCGGGTGCTCGAGCTCGCGGTGCCCGAGCGCTCGCCCGACGGCCTGGTCTCGCTGGTGCCGGCGGTCCGGTTCGACCCCGACCGCCTGGTCCGTGGCCCCGGTGCGGCGGTCCTCGCGGAACGGCTCGGCTCGTCGTGGTGA
- a CDS encoding DEAD/DEAH box helicase has protein sequence MSTGRPVAPARVDDLVRRLTAVPGREGRLRHLEVLPGRDAVHEEWPAWVPDDVRSAFVSRGVARPWRHQVVAADAAHAGDHVIVATGTASGKSLAYQLPALSAVRAARGSRGERGASVLYLAPTKALAHDQLATLASLGLDVRLSAHDGDSSREERDWTRDFGEYVLTNPDMLHRSLLPTHHRWSRFLRSLRYVVVDECHHYRGVFGAHVAHVLRRLRRVCAMYGAHPTFVLASATVAQPEVTASRLTGLDVVALTRDDSPRGDVSLVLWEPPLTSHDGENGAPVRRAASSEVADLLADLVAEDVRTLAFVRSRRGVEQIAATAADLLAEVDPSLPGRVAAYRGGYLPEERRALEAALRRGDLMGLAATNALELGIDVSGLDAVLIAGFPGTRAAFWQQVGRAGRGAQDALGVLVAKDDPLDTYLVTHPEMLIGAPVEASVFDPDNPHVMGPHLCAAAQEQPLTEADLPLFGPTARDVLDQLTDLGLLRRRPRGWFWTDRGRAADLADIRSAGGSAVQLVESGTGRVVGTVDASGAHNQAHPGAVYVHQGETWLVESLDLDHHVAMMHRDDPAWSTTAREVTDISIVSTRERRSWAGCELALGEVDVSHQVVSFLRRRQPGGEVLGEEPLDLPERTLRTTAVWWTVPDDVVAEAGLAALDVPGAAHAAEHCSIGLLPLFATCDRWDIGGVSTARHPDTGLLTVFVYDGHPGGAGFAERGFATAVEWLTATREAIAGCECASGCPSCIQSPKCGNQNNPLDKDGAIRLLDALLTGAPREVAKR, from the coding sequence GTGAGCACCGGCCGACCTGTCGCACCAGCCCGGGTCGACGACCTCGTGCGGCGGCTGACCGCGGTGCCCGGCCGCGAGGGACGGCTGCGCCACCTCGAGGTGCTGCCGGGCCGGGACGCGGTGCACGAGGAGTGGCCCGCGTGGGTGCCGGACGACGTGCGGTCGGCCTTCGTGTCGCGGGGCGTCGCGCGGCCGTGGCGCCACCAGGTGGTGGCCGCCGACGCCGCGCACGCGGGCGACCACGTGATCGTCGCGACCGGCACGGCCTCCGGGAAGTCGCTGGCCTACCAGCTCCCGGCGCTGTCGGCCGTCCGTGCCGCGCGGGGCTCGCGCGGCGAGCGGGGCGCGTCGGTCCTCTACCTCGCCCCCACCAAGGCGCTGGCCCACGACCAGCTCGCGACGCTGGCCTCGCTCGGCCTCGACGTCCGGCTCTCGGCCCACGACGGCGACAGCTCGCGCGAGGAGCGCGACTGGACCCGCGACTTCGGCGAGTACGTCCTCACCAACCCCGACATGCTGCACCGCTCGCTGCTGCCGACCCACCACCGCTGGTCGCGCTTCCTGAGGTCGCTGCGCTACGTGGTGGTCGACGAGTGCCACCACTACCGCGGCGTGTTCGGCGCCCACGTCGCCCACGTGCTGCGGCGGCTGCGCCGGGTGTGCGCGATGTACGGCGCGCACCCGACGTTCGTCCTCGCCTCCGCGACCGTCGCGCAGCCCGAGGTCACCGCGTCGCGGCTGACCGGCCTGGACGTCGTCGCGCTGACCCGTGACGACTCGCCGCGCGGCGACGTCTCGCTGGTGCTGTGGGAGCCGCCGCTGACCTCCCACGACGGGGAGAACGGTGCGCCGGTGCGCCGCGCGGCGTCGTCGGAGGTCGCCGACCTGCTCGCCGACCTGGTCGCCGAGGACGTCCGCACGCTGGCCTTCGTGCGCTCGCGGCGTGGTGTCGAGCAGATCGCGGCGACCGCGGCCGACCTGCTGGCCGAGGTCGACCCGTCCCTCCCGGGCCGGGTCGCGGCCTACCGCGGCGGCTACCTCCCGGAGGAGCGACGCGCGCTCGAGGCGGCACTGCGGCGCGGCGACCTGATGGGCCTGGCCGCCACCAACGCCCTCGAGCTGGGGATCGACGTCAGCGGCCTGGACGCGGTGCTGATCGCCGGCTTCCCCGGCACCCGGGCGGCGTTCTGGCAGCAGGTCGGACGGGCGGGCCGCGGCGCGCAGGACGCGCTCGGCGTGCTGGTCGCGAAGGACGACCCGCTGGACACCTACCTCGTCACCCACCCGGAGATGCTCATCGGCGCACCCGTCGAGGCCTCGGTCTTCGACCCCGACAACCCGCACGTCATGGGCCCGCACCTGTGCGCCGCCGCCCAGGAGCAGCCGCTGACGGAGGCCGACCTCCCGCTCTTCGGACCGACGGCCCGCGACGTCCTCGACCAGCTCACCGACCTCGGGCTGCTCCGGCGGCGGCCGCGCGGCTGGTTCTGGACCGACCGCGGCCGCGCCGCCGACCTGGCCGACATCCGGTCCGCGGGCGGCTCGGCGGTCCAGCTCGTCGAGTCCGGCACGGGCCGGGTCGTCGGCACGGTGGACGCGTCCGGGGCCCACAACCAGGCGCACCCCGGGGCGGTCTACGTCCACCAGGGCGAGACCTGGCTGGTCGAGTCGCTCGACCTCGACCACCACGTCGCGATGATGCACCGCGACGACCCGGCGTGGTCGACCACCGCCCGCGAGGTCACCGACATCAGCATCGTCTCCACGCGTGAGCGCCGCTCGTGGGCCGGCTGCGAGCTGGCGCTGGGCGAGGTCGACGTGTCCCACCAGGTGGTGTCGTTCCTGCGCCGTCGCCAGCCGGGCGGGGAGGTGCTGGGCGAGGAGCCGCTCGACCTGCCGGAGCGGACGCTGCGCACCACGGCGGTCTGGTGGACCGTGCCCGACGACGTCGTCGCCGAGGCCGGCCTGGCGGCCCTCGACGTGCCGGGCGCCGCCCACGCCGCCGAGCACTGCTCGATCGGCCTGCTGCCGCTCTTCGCGACCTGCGACCGGTGGGACATCGGCGGGGTCTCCACGGCGCGTCACCCCGACACCGGGCTGCTGACCGTCTTCGTCTACGACGGGCACCCCGGCGGCGCCGGGTTCGCGGAGCGCGGGTTCGCCACCGCGGTCGAGTGGCTGACCGCGACCCGGGAGGCGATCGCCGGGTGCGAGTGCGCCAGCGGCTGCCCGTCGTGCATCCAGTCGCCCAAGTGCGGCAACCAGAACAACCCGCTCGACAAGGACGGCGCCATCCGGCTCCTCGACGCCCTCCTCACGGGTGCGCCACGCGAGGTCGCGAAGCGCTAG
- a CDS encoding type II secretion system F family protein codes for MGVCVGVGAAAGGCDRPAGASGATRAAAPDPDGPPPAGAGLRSGLRPGARRRQAARDRAAVLEVCDALAAELASGRPPTAALSAAQERWPPLAGVVEASRLGADVPDALRRLARERPGADDLQRVASAWQVAHRTGHGLAAALERTAAGLRARRRTRRLVDSELASARATARLVACLPLAVLVMGSGAGSDPWAFLLGSAAGGACLVVGLGLLALGLWWIERLADAVVVP; via the coding sequence GTGGGCGTCTGCGTGGGTGTCGGCGCTGCTGCTGGCGGCTGCGACCGCCCTGCTGGTGCCAGCGGCGCCACCCGCGCGGCCGCCCCGGACCCCGACGGCCCGCCGCCGGCCGGTGCGGGGTTGCGCTCGGGGCTGCGTCCGGGCGCGCGCCGCCGGCAGGCTGCCCGCGACCGTGCGGCGGTGCTGGAGGTCTGTGACGCGCTGGCCGCCGAGCTGGCCTCGGGCCGACCGCCCACCGCGGCGCTGTCGGCGGCGCAGGAGAGGTGGCCACCCCTGGCCGGCGTGGTCGAGGCGAGCCGCCTGGGCGCCGACGTGCCCGACGCGCTGCGGCGGCTGGCCCGGGAGCGTCCGGGGGCGGACGACCTGCAGCGGGTGGCGAGCGCCTGGCAGGTCGCCCACCGGACCGGCCACGGCCTGGCCGCCGCGCTCGAGCGGACCGCGGCAGGTCTGCGGGCGCGGCGCCGCACCCGGCGCCTCGTCGACTCCGAGCTCGCCTCGGCGCGGGCGACCGCCCGGCTGGTGGCGTGCCTGCCGCTCGCGGTGCTGGTGATGGGCTCCGGCGCGGGCTCCGACCCGTGGGCGTTCCTGCTGGGAAGCGCCGCGGGAGGGGCGTGCCTCGTCGTCGGCCTGGGGCTCCTCGCGCTGGGGCTGTGGTGGATCGAACGGCTCGCCGACGCGGTCGTCGTGCCGTGA
- a CDS encoding TadE/TadG family type IV pilus assembly protein — protein MAARARREEGAATAELALGVPLLLALTVGLVWMLAVGAAQVRVVDASREAARAIARGDDVASARSVALRIAPEGASVRVEVGEDRVVVVTSARVAAPGGLLASVPGVTVSDEAVALVEESWP, from the coding sequence ATGGCGGCGCGGGCTCGGCGTGAGGAGGGAGCCGCGACCGCCGAGCTCGCGCTCGGCGTCCCGCTGCTGCTCGCCCTGACGGTCGGCCTGGTGTGGATGCTGGCGGTGGGCGCCGCCCAGGTGCGCGTCGTCGACGCGTCCCGCGAGGCCGCCCGGGCGATCGCCCGCGGCGACGACGTCGCCTCGGCCCGGTCGGTCGCCCTGCGGATCGCCCCGGAGGGCGCGTCGGTCCGGGTCGAGGTCGGGGAGGACCGCGTCGTGGTCGTGACCAGCGCCCGCGTGGCCGCGCCCGGTGGGCTGCTGGCGTCGGTGCCGGGCGTCACGGTCTCCGACGAGGCGGTCGCGCTCGTGGAGGAGTCGTGGCCGTGA